In Microbacterium maritypicum, the following are encoded in one genomic region:
- the ruvB gene encoding Holliday junction branch migration DNA helicase RuvB: protein MADPLDATEPSDETELAIEGALRPTSLGDFVGQQKVRGQLQLLLEAARIQSRPADHILLAGPPGLGKTTLAMIVAHESERPLRMSSGPAIQHAGDLAALLSSLVPGEVLFIDEIHRMARSAEEMLYLAMEDYRIDIMVGKGAGATSIPLELSPFTLVGATTRSGLLPNPLRDRFGFTGHLEFYDESELEQVIARSAAVLGVDVPTDALSEIARRSRGTPRIANRLLRRVRDYALVHGEGGATIHDVRAALELYDVDAIGLDRLDRAVLEALVRRFRGGPVGLSTLAVAVGEEGETVESVVEPYLVRIGFLGRTPRGRVAMPEAYAHLGVAHPDGMLKLDDL from the coding sequence GTGGCTGACCCCCTCGACGCGACCGAACCCTCCGACGAGACCGAGCTCGCCATCGAGGGCGCACTGCGCCCGACCAGCCTGGGCGATTTCGTCGGACAGCAGAAGGTGCGCGGACAGCTGCAGCTGCTGCTCGAAGCTGCGCGCATCCAGAGCCGTCCTGCCGACCACATCCTGCTCGCCGGCCCCCCGGGGCTCGGGAAGACGACGCTGGCGATGATCGTGGCCCACGAGAGCGAGCGGCCGCTGCGCATGTCGAGCGGCCCGGCGATCCAGCACGCCGGCGACCTCGCAGCCCTGCTCTCCAGCCTGGTGCCGGGGGAGGTGCTCTTCATCGACGAGATCCATCGCATGGCGCGCTCCGCAGAGGAGATGCTGTACCTGGCGATGGAGGACTACCGGATCGACATCATGGTCGGCAAGGGCGCCGGAGCGACGAGCATCCCGCTCGAGCTCTCTCCCTTCACACTCGTCGGGGCCACGACGCGATCCGGTTTGCTGCCGAATCCGCTGCGCGACCGATTCGGATTCACCGGACACCTGGAGTTCTACGACGAGTCCGAGCTCGAGCAGGTCATCGCCCGTTCGGCCGCGGTCCTCGGCGTCGACGTGCCGACCGATGCGCTCTCCGAGATCGCACGCCGCTCCCGAGGCACCCCCCGCATCGCGAACCGCCTGCTGCGCCGGGTCCGCGACTACGCCCTCGTGCACGGCGAGGGCGGGGCCACGATCCACGACGTGCGCGCGGCGCTCGAACTCTACGACGTCGACGCGATCGGCCTCGACCGGCTGGACCGCGCGGTGCTGGAGGCGCTGGTCCGCCGTTTCCGCGGAGGACCGGTCGGCCTGAGCACGCTCGCCGTGGCGGTCGGCGAAGAGGGCGAGACCGTGGAGAGCGTGGTGGAGCCGTACCTCGTTCGCATCGGCTTCCTCGGACGCACGCCGCGCGGTCGTGTGGCGATGCCGGAGGCCTACGCGCATCTCGGCGTCGCGCATCCGGACGGGATGCTTAAGTTGGATGACCTATAA
- a CDS encoding dienelactone hydrolase family protein — translation MRRSRHITPAVRTSDVRDDAPTPADVLRYLVHLPDDYDADPGRLWPLVLFLHGAGERGSDLDLAAVHGPPRLADEGHEFPFVLVTPQCGESSQWVAELSTLSGLVDEVVSTHRVDPARISVTGLSMGGFGTWSLAVRYPERFAAIAPICGGLWMQSAEPIRHLPVWAFHGDADDVVPISATEEITTELRSLDADVRFTRYAGVGHDSWTETYDNPELYDWLLSHRR, via the coding sequence ATGCGCAGATCACGACACATCACTCCTGCCGTTCGCACGTCGGACGTGCGCGACGACGCGCCGACCCCGGCAGATGTCCTGCGGTATCTGGTCCACCTTCCGGATGACTATGACGCCGATCCGGGCAGACTCTGGCCCCTCGTGCTGTTCCTGCACGGAGCGGGCGAACGAGGTTCCGACCTCGACCTCGCCGCGGTGCACGGCCCGCCGCGGTTGGCGGATGAAGGTCACGAGTTCCCCTTCGTCCTCGTCACCCCGCAGTGCGGTGAGTCGAGCCAGTGGGTCGCGGAGCTCTCGACCCTGTCCGGGCTGGTCGACGAGGTCGTCTCGACGCACCGTGTCGATCCGGCCCGCATTTCGGTGACCGGGCTCAGCATGGGCGGCTTCGGGACCTGGAGCCTGGCGGTGCGCTATCCCGAACGGTTCGCCGCTATCGCACCGATCTGCGGTGGGCTCTGGATGCAGAGTGCCGAGCCGATTCGGCACCTGCCCGTCTGGGCTTTCCACGGCGACGCCGACGATGTCGTGCCGATCTCCGCCACGGAGGAGATCACCACCGAGCTCCGGTCGCTCGACGCCGACGTGCGGTTCACGCGATATGCGGGCGTCGGTCATGATTCCTGGACCGAGACCTACGACAACCCCGAGCTGTACGACTGGCTGCTCTCCCACCGGCGCTAG
- the yajC gene encoding preprotein translocase subunit YajC, with protein MPMEFLLFGLLAVLLVFMIFNTRKRTKQMKAEQEEKATKTVPGAKVLLQGGIYGTIVSYDPDDLDTPALVEIAPGTIIDVHSQAILRVVEPKDAIVDAPVDVIEEPAVDEAAAPALETPEETRARLERDADDK; from the coding sequence ATGCCCATGGAATTCCTGCTCTTCGGCCTTCTCGCCGTCCTCCTCGTCTTCATGATCTTCAACACGCGCAAGCGCACGAAGCAGATGAAGGCCGAGCAGGAGGAGAAGGCGACCAAGACCGTTCCCGGCGCCAAGGTGCTCCTGCAGGGCGGCATCTACGGGACGATCGTCTCGTACGACCCCGACGACCTCGACACGCCCGCGCTCGTCGAGATCGCGCCGGGCACCATCATCGACGTCCACAGCCAGGCGATCCTCCGCGTCGTCGAGCCCAAGGACGCGATCGTCGACGCCCCTGTCGATGTGATCGAGGAGCCGGCCGTCGACGAGGCGGCCGCCCCCGCGCTCGAGACCCCCGAGGAGACGCGCGCTCGCCTCGAGCGCGACGCCGACGACAAGTAA
- a CDS encoding reverse transcriptase family protein has protein sequence MAPSTASRVLGRTPRPLPSSVAASLADAFLASEVWAKEQLVEAGAHVLGARRRWLSPLVGDVLTSFVRPPVDAPRLLTSVILRSPDFAEAVRKAEERRSPLRIHHHVVGPSASQPPSGALPRIDSIPDLAAMLDLDVGRLQWFADTKRWNRRARTGALHHYRYEWRTRHGRIPRLLEIPEQRMRRVQRSLLEQVLGLIAVNDAAHGFMPGRSAATGAALHTGADIVISLDLTTFFARVTGGRIYGTVRQSGLPEPVAHVVTGLCTNAVPPRVLAAMPPGGSSDERFALRRALATSHLPQGAPSSPMLANLAIRRLDSRLTGWADAVDATYTRYADDLAFSGGPRLAKRPDAFIRGVQRIIEDEGHVANTHKTRVRRQGVRQSVTGIVVNQRTNVSRDDYDRLKATIHNCVVHGPRSQNHRRLDDFRAHLLGRISWVESLNPQRGAKLRAEFLRIRW, from the coding sequence ATGGCGCCCTCCACCGCATCACGCGTGCTGGGGCGCACGCCGCGACCGTTGCCGTCGTCGGTGGCCGCCTCTCTGGCCGATGCTTTCCTCGCCTCAGAGGTCTGGGCGAAGGAGCAGCTGGTCGAGGCCGGCGCGCACGTCTTGGGCGCGCGTCGCCGTTGGCTGTCTCCGCTCGTCGGCGACGTGTTGACCTCCTTCGTCCGCCCGCCCGTCGATGCCCCGCGACTGCTGACGTCGGTGATCCTCCGTTCGCCCGACTTCGCAGAAGCGGTGCGCAAAGCCGAGGAGCGCCGTTCGCCGCTGCGCATCCACCACCACGTAGTCGGTCCCTCGGCGTCACAGCCGCCCTCGGGCGCTCTTCCCCGCATCGACAGCATCCCGGATCTCGCCGCCATGCTCGATCTGGACGTCGGCCGGCTCCAGTGGTTCGCCGACACCAAACGTTGGAATCGGCGCGCACGCACAGGGGCCTTGCACCACTACCGGTACGAGTGGCGCACACGGCACGGGCGGATCCCCAGGTTGCTAGAGATCCCGGAGCAACGGATGCGCCGTGTGCAGCGCAGTCTTCTGGAACAGGTGCTCGGCCTCATAGCCGTGAATGATGCCGCCCACGGTTTCATGCCCGGTCGCAGCGCGGCCACCGGGGCCGCGCTCCACACGGGGGCCGACATCGTCATATCCCTCGACCTCACCACGTTCTTCGCCCGCGTGACGGGCGGTCGCATCTACGGAACAGTTCGGCAGTCGGGACTGCCCGAGCCGGTCGCGCACGTCGTGACCGGGCTGTGCACCAACGCCGTTCCTCCGCGCGTGCTTGCTGCCATGCCACCGGGCGGATCATCCGACGAGCGGTTCGCCCTGCGTCGGGCTCTGGCCACGAGTCATCTGCCGCAGGGCGCCCCCTCCTCACCGATGCTTGCCAACCTCGCCATCCGGCGCCTCGACTCACGGCTGACGGGATGGGCGGATGCCGTCGATGCGACCTACACGCGATACGCCGATGACCTCGCGTTCAGCGGCGGCCCGAGACTCGCGAAGCGACCTGATGCCTTCATCCGTGGTGTGCAGCGGATCATCGAGGACGAGGGGCACGTTGCCAACACGCACAAAACGAGGGTCCGACGCCAGGGCGTCAGGCAGAGCGTGACCGGAATCGTCGTCAACCAGCGAACGAACGTCTCACGAGACGACTACGACCGGCTCAAGGCGACGATCCACAACTGCGTCGTGCACGGTCCGCGCAGTCAGAATCACCGCCGACTCGACGATTTCCGTGCACATCTGCTCGGCCGCATCTCGTGGGTCGAGAGCCTGAACCCCCAACGAGGCGCGAAACTCCGTGCGGAGTTTCTGCGTATCCGTTGGTGA
- the ruvA gene encoding Holliday junction branch migration protein RuvA, whose amino-acid sequence MISSLHGVVQHATSDQVVIDVGGVGFAVAVPADVAHTATVGEKLLLHTSLIVREDSLSLFGFADRGELEIFGLLISVTGVGPKSALGVLSHLTGDQIAEAVTAEDDAPFRRVSGIGPKTAKLIVLQLAGKVQAFAAPSRPVMSGGTDVVTQVAAALVGLGWSEKVAAEAAAQTASEATEAERATVALLLRRTLALLGPAQGGQARG is encoded by the coding sequence ATGATCTCCTCACTGCACGGCGTCGTCCAGCATGCGACGTCCGATCAGGTCGTCATCGACGTGGGTGGTGTCGGGTTCGCCGTCGCCGTCCCTGCCGATGTCGCACACACCGCGACCGTGGGGGAGAAGCTCCTCTTGCACACGAGCCTCATCGTCCGTGAGGACTCGCTCTCCCTGTTCGGCTTCGCGGATCGCGGCGAGCTCGAGATCTTCGGCCTGCTGATCAGCGTGACCGGCGTCGGGCCGAAATCCGCGTTGGGGGTGCTCTCGCACCTCACGGGCGATCAGATCGCCGAAGCCGTGACAGCGGAAGACGATGCGCCGTTCCGGCGGGTCTCCGGCATCGGCCCCAAGACGGCGAAACTCATCGTTCTGCAGCTTGCAGGCAAGGTGCAGGCCTTCGCGGCGCCGTCGAGGCCCGTGATGTCGGGCGGCACCGACGTGGTCACGCAGGTGGCCGCGGCGCTGGTCGGCCTCGGCTGGTCGGAGAAGGTCGCCGCCGAGGCGGCAGCCCAGACGGCATCCGAGGCGACGGAGGCCGAGCGGGCGACCGTGGCCCTGCTGTTGCGACGCACCCTCGCGCTCCTCGGCCCCGCGCAGGGAGGCCAGGCTCGTGGCTGA
- a CDS encoding aminoglycoside phosphotransferase family protein produces MSAGADRLRPEWTALPLVLRARIVDVIGGRFVRDEPAQSGFSASYAGVVTTTKGKAFVKACARDWHPESLHFLRTEMQVLATLPPTVAPAVLGEVDETAGSALVLEAIDGHHPGSPWSADDLHSIAATLRIVASTKAPLDLPDAADSMSDFTRWEDISLDERLLAGLPAMVRGRMTDLLRMEQDFRAAVSGDVIAHDDVRADNVLISDGHARFVDWPHARRGAPWIDLPCLLPSVEASGGPACEEAWPLFEEHGAPPVQDMLPVISGFASYLWFAQAQPEIPQLPGLRAFQRAQAGPALRWLAALLQVQERAASR; encoded by the coding sequence ATGAGCGCAGGCGCCGATCGCCTTCGACCGGAGTGGACCGCACTCCCCCTGGTGCTGCGCGCGCGCATCGTCGACGTGATCGGAGGACGATTCGTCCGCGATGAACCGGCCCAGAGCGGATTCAGCGCGTCCTACGCGGGTGTGGTCACCACCACGAAGGGAAAGGCCTTCGTGAAGGCCTGCGCGCGGGACTGGCATCCGGAGTCCCTGCACTTCCTCCGTACCGAAATGCAGGTGCTCGCGACGCTGCCACCGACGGTCGCCCCGGCAGTGCTGGGCGAGGTCGACGAGACTGCCGGTTCCGCGCTCGTGCTCGAAGCGATCGACGGACACCACCCCGGCAGCCCCTGGTCGGCGGATGATCTGCATTCGATCGCTGCGACCCTCCGCATCGTCGCCTCGACGAAAGCGCCGCTCGATCTGCCTGACGCGGCCGACAGCATGTCCGACTTCACCCGATGGGAGGATATCTCCCTCGATGAGCGGCTGCTCGCAGGTCTCCCGGCCATGGTGCGTGGGCGGATGACGGACCTGCTGCGCATGGAACAGGACTTCCGCGCTGCAGTCAGCGGAGACGTCATCGCGCACGACGACGTGCGGGCCGACAACGTCCTCATCAGTGATGGGCACGCACGATTCGTGGACTGGCCGCACGCCCGCCGCGGAGCCCCCTGGATCGATCTCCCCTGTCTGCTGCCGAGCGTCGAGGCATCGGGCGGTCCCGCGTGCGAAGAGGCCTGGCCGCTGTTCGAAGAGCACGGAGCCCCGCCCGTCCAGGACATGCTGCCGGTGATCTCAGGCTTCGCGTCCTACCTCTGGTTCGCACAGGCACAACCCGAGATTCCGCAGCTCCCCGGACTTCGCGCATTCCAGCGGGCTCAGGCCGGCCCCGCGCTGCGGTGGCTCGCCGCGCTGCTGCAGGTTCAGGAACGCGCGGCGTCGAGGTAG
- the ruvC gene encoding crossover junction endodeoxyribonuclease RuvC codes for MTSSLRVLGIDPGLTRCGVGIVDVDPSRRGTLVHVGVIRSSPDAETGDRLAIVAAGIRAVIAEHRPDAVAVERVFAQQNTHSVMGTAQASGVALLIAAESGLPAATHTPSEVKAAVTGYGAADKRQVQTMIARILRLDALPQPADAADALAIALCHAWRRGGRTASGQGALTPAQRAWADAEKRVART; via the coding sequence GTGACCTCCTCTCTGCGCGTGCTCGGCATCGACCCCGGGCTCACGCGTTGTGGTGTCGGAATCGTCGACGTCGATCCTTCGCGTCGCGGCACGCTGGTGCACGTGGGAGTGATCCGGTCATCGCCGGACGCGGAGACCGGCGATCGTCTCGCGATCGTCGCCGCTGGCATCCGCGCCGTGATCGCTGAGCACCGCCCGGACGCGGTCGCCGTCGAGCGCGTCTTCGCCCAGCAGAACACCCACTCCGTGATGGGGACGGCTCAGGCCAGCGGAGTCGCGCTGCTGATCGCGGCCGAGTCCGGGTTGCCCGCCGCCACGCACACGCCGAGCGAGGTCAAGGCGGCCGTGACCGGCTACGGCGCGGCCGACAAGCGGCAGGTGCAGACCATGATCGCGCGCATCCTGCGCCTGGATGCGCTTCCGCAGCCGGCTGACGCCGCGGACGCTCTGGCGATCGCGCTGTGCCATGCCTGGCGTCGCGGTGGCCGCACTGCATCCGGGCAGGGGGCGCTCACTCCCGCGCAACGGGCCTGGGCGGACGCCGAGAAGCGTGTCGCTCGAACATAG
- a CDS encoding aspartate aminotransferase family protein, translated as MNEMAPDDRSRALDTAHHAALRFLDSVAERPVWPRASLDDMLTAFGGPLPEHGIDPATVVEEMAVGADPGLVAIPGGRFFGFVIGGTHPAALAADWLVSAWDQNSGSSTLTPATVAMERVAGQWMLDLFGLPATASVGFVTGGQLANFTCLATARHAVLARAGWDIAEQGFHGSPPLRFVVGADRHGSIDRAARFLGIGRAELTVVPSDDQGRMSPDALEQALAGGDGPLIVCLQAGEVHTGAFDDFAALIPIARRHGAWVHIDGAFGLWAAASAGLSHLTAGMADADSWATDAHKTLNVPYDCGMAIVRDPADSIAAFRTGGDYLIYSGLDPWDVTPELSRRARGVPAWAALRSLGRSGIAELMDRLHANAVAMAAGLRSVETVEVINDVVYTQVMFHLGSDRATRALGAAILTEGTAAMTGAEWGGRAALRCSMSSWATTPEDVDRTVEAIRGLVAAGSRAE; from the coding sequence ATGAACGAGATGGCTCCTGACGACAGGTCGCGTGCACTTGATACCGCGCATCACGCCGCCCTCCGCTTCCTCGACTCGGTCGCCGAGCGACCGGTGTGGCCACGGGCTTCACTCGACGACATGCTGACGGCCTTCGGCGGCCCGCTCCCGGAACACGGCATCGATCCCGCGACGGTGGTCGAGGAGATGGCCGTGGGCGCCGATCCCGGCCTCGTCGCGATCCCCGGCGGCCGGTTCTTCGGCTTCGTGATCGGTGGCACCCATCCGGCAGCCCTGGCCGCCGACTGGCTCGTCTCGGCGTGGGATCAGAACTCGGGCTCGTCGACCCTCACACCCGCCACGGTCGCGATGGAACGCGTCGCCGGGCAGTGGATGCTCGATCTCTTCGGACTCCCCGCGACCGCCAGCGTCGGTTTCGTCACGGGCGGGCAGCTCGCCAACTTCACCTGCCTCGCCACCGCTCGACATGCGGTGCTGGCGCGCGCAGGGTGGGACATCGCCGAGCAGGGATTCCACGGTTCTCCCCCGCTGCGGTTCGTCGTCGGCGCGGACCGGCACGGGTCCATCGACCGCGCCGCACGCTTCCTGGGGATCGGGCGGGCGGAACTGACGGTCGTCCCGTCCGACGATCAAGGGCGTATGAGCCCGGATGCGCTCGAGCAGGCTCTCGCCGGCGGCGACGGCCCCCTCATCGTGTGTCTGCAGGCCGGAGAGGTGCACACCGGCGCCTTCGACGACTTCGCCGCGCTGATCCCCATCGCGCGACGTCACGGCGCCTGGGTGCACATCGACGGCGCGTTCGGGCTGTGGGCGGCGGCGTCTGCCGGGTTGAGCCACCTCACCGCCGGCATGGCGGATGCCGACTCCTGGGCGACGGACGCCCACAAGACGCTGAACGTGCCCTACGACTGCGGCATGGCGATCGTGCGCGACCCGGCGGACTCCATCGCGGCGTTCCGCACCGGAGGCGACTATCTGATCTATTCGGGGCTCGACCCGTGGGACGTGACGCCCGAACTCTCGCGACGCGCCCGCGGGGTTCCCGCGTGGGCCGCGCTGCGCAGTCTCGGACGCTCGGGCATCGCCGAGCTGATGGACCGTCTGCACGCGAACGCCGTCGCGATGGCTGCGGGGCTCCGATCCGTGGAGACAGTGGAAGTCATCAACGACGTCGTCTATACCCAGGTCATGTTCCACCTCGGCTCCGACCGGGCGACGCGCGCGCTCGGCGCGGCGATCCTCACCGAGGGGACGGCGGCCATGACGGGCGCCGAGTGGGGCGGCCGTGCGGCCCTGCGGTGCTCGATGTCTTCGTGGGCGACCACCCCGGAGGATGTCGACCGCACCGTCGAGGCCATCCGCGGCCTGGTCGCCGCGGGTTCACGCGCCGAATGA
- a CDS encoding YebC/PmpR family DNA-binding transcriptional regulator, producing MSGHSKWATTKHKKAIIDSRRAKSWAKLIKNIEVAAKLGGPDLAGNPTLFDAVQKAKKTSVPKDNIDRAVKRGAGIGGEAVEYLSIMYEGYGPNGVALMIECLTDNKNRAAAEVRTALSRNGGTLADPGSVAYNFSRKGVIVVGSEGTTEDDVMMAALEAGAEEIEPHAEGFEVITEATDLVAVRSALQEAGIDYESADVEFVPNLKVEIDADTARKVFRLIDALEDSEDVQNVFTNFDLSAEVQAELENDDA from the coding sequence ATGTCCGGGCATTCCAAGTGGGCGACCACGAAGCACAAGAAGGCCATCATCGACTCCAGGCGCGCGAAGTCCTGGGCCAAGCTCATCAAGAACATCGAGGTCGCCGCGAAGCTCGGCGGACCCGACCTGGCGGGCAACCCGACGCTCTTCGACGCCGTTCAGAAGGCCAAGAAGACGTCCGTCCCCAAGGACAACATCGACCGCGCGGTGAAGCGCGGTGCGGGAATCGGTGGCGAAGCCGTCGAGTATCTCTCGATCATGTACGAGGGCTACGGACCCAACGGCGTCGCCCTCATGATCGAGTGTCTGACCGACAACAAGAACCGCGCAGCCGCTGAAGTCCGCACGGCCCTCAGTCGCAACGGTGGGACTCTGGCCGACCCCGGCAGCGTCGCCTACAACTTCAGCCGCAAGGGCGTCATCGTCGTCGGCTCCGAGGGAACCACCGAGGACGACGTCATGATGGCGGCGCTCGAGGCGGGAGCCGAGGAGATCGAGCCGCATGCCGAGGGCTTCGAGGTCATCACCGAGGCGACCGACCTGGTGGCCGTGCGCAGCGCGCTGCAGGAAGCCGGGATCGACTACGAGTCGGCGGACGTCGAGTTCGTCCCGAACCTCAAGGTCGAGATCGACGCCGACACCGCGCGGAAGGTCTTCCGCCTGATCGATGCTCTCGAAGACAGCGAAGACGTGCAGAACGTGTTCACCAACTTCGACCTGTCGGCCGAGGTGCAGGCCGAGCTCGAGAACGACGACGCGTAG